The proteins below come from a single Sorghum bicolor cultivar BTx623 chromosome 4, Sorghum_bicolor_NCBIv3, whole genome shotgun sequence genomic window:
- the LOC8073860 gene encoding uncharacterized protein LOC8073860 isoform X1 — translation MLSAQNYSGHNRHSRNDASTKHKSGYEPSDTETEWHESPWNDGALTSEKNRLPKDRGRNDQVGTRRQNISPNQTRDYHAEKTSNLRYSRTPPRVTEQRRHPSPFAAVKNESRKKSSRTPPRFRSSMESFNRSSIKARFSRNRSISTPKLRPQEKEHPARAPAFPGSNPVSTHPEREVADNIEEDSHAENCSQEINELIANGKLPNSRYNEYAFTSTESVPTGDIFFSRDCRAPLQKTSTKHTNIDQSFTSDSNAHAKNDGTVTQSNLGQPSQFVSARTGVSRTTTKSNYATGRHYQISSTTTSSSPYSNGRLSGESGKFSEITGKLVGGVMKLTSTKVQNDAWLPCMTGKACRKSRTSNNKKNDESESSFIQKALVVEKIRLLWADKYCPRNLNGFTCHREQVQQLKQSVSMEFCPHIIFKGPPGSGKRSLCRAVLTEIFGDSSLNVSHYLKSCNGQESVSMPILVPVSSSSNHVELHMRFQSKNARYALMTLANEMSDKCKITEPMVRKSFKVIVLYDVDKVSENNQRLIKWIIDSSSDACKIIMTCQDESNLLDSIKSRCKIISIGVPSTREVVDILTYISKKESFDLPASFATTIVNQSRKNLREAILALEACKGNNYPFIDGQAIPLGWEQVLEELAAEILDDPAPKRLFLARGKLQKLLVEFVPPKLILQKLVELFLKGIHTGVKREVYYWHAYYDKRLPVGASALLKLEEFVAKFMSIHRKSLSHEPKIREVAP, via the exons ATGCTATCTGCACAGAACTACTCGGGGCATAATAGGCATTCTCGCAATGATGCTTCCACAAAGCACAAAAGTGGCTATGAACCTTCAGACACAGAAACTGAGTGGCATGAAAGCCCTTGGAATGATGGAGCATTGACATCAGAGAAGAATCGTCTTCCTAAAGATCGTGGTAGGAATGACCAAGTTGGTACTAGGAGGCAAAACATATCTCCTAACCAGACAAGAGATTATCATGCTGAGAAAACTTCAAACTTGAGATACAGTCGTACTCCTCCAAGGGTCACAGAACAAAGGCGCCATCCTTCTCCATTTGCGGCTGTGAAGAATGAATCACGTAAGAAGAGCAGCCGGACGCCTCCCAGATTCCGTTCTTCTATGGAAAGCTTTAATAGATCATCAATTAAGGCAAGGTTTTCCCGCAATCGTTCAATTTCTACACCGAAACTACGGCCACAAGAGAAGGAACATCCTGCTAGAGCTCCTGCATTTCCTGGCAGTAACCCTGTCTCAACACATCCAGAAAGAGAAGTTGCTGATAATATAGAAGAAGATTCACATGCAGAAAATTGTTCCCAGGAGATCAATGAGTTGATTGCAAATGGCAAGTTACCTAATTCCAGATATAATGAGTATGCTTTTACGAGCACAGAGTCGGTACCTACAGGTGATATCTTCTTCTCCCGTGATTGCAGGGCTCCACTTCAGAAAACATCAACAAAGCATACCAACATTGACCAATCATTTACCTCTGACTCAAATGCCCATGCTAAGAATGATGGCACTGTTACTCAAAGTAATTTGGGCCAGCCATCACAATTTGTTTCAGCTCGGACAGGTGTTTCACGCACAACTACAAAATCCAATTATGCTACTGGTCGCCACTACCAGATAAGCAGCACCACCACTTCGAGTAGCCCATATAGCAATGGCAGATTAAGTGGGGAGAGTGGAAAGTTTAGTGAAATCACTGGGAAACTAGTTGGAGGCGTCATGAAATTAACATCCACCAAGGTGCAAAATGATGCGTGGCTTCCATGTATGACAGGGAAGGCATGTCGGAAATCAAGAACATCgaacaacaaaaaaaatgatgaatctgaatCAAGTTTCATTCAGAAGGCACTTGTCGTTGAGAAGATTAGACTTTTGTGGgctgataaatattgtccacgAAATTTAAATGGATTTACTTGCCACagggagcaagttcagcagctTAAACAATCG GTATCCATGGAATTCTGCCCACATATTATTTTCAAAGGACCTCCGGGATCAGGAAAGAGATCTTTGTGCAGAGCTGTCCTCACCGAAATTTTTGGCGATTCCTCTCTGAAT GTCTCTCATTATTTGAAGAGCTGCAATGGCCAG GAGTCCGTATCTATGCCTATTCTCGTCCCAGTTTCATCCAGCAGTAACCATGTGGAACTCCACATGAGGTTTCAATCCAAGAACGCTAGATATGCTTTGATGACTCTAGCAAATGAAATGTCTGATAAGTGTAAAATCACTGAGCCAATGGTGAGAAAGAGCTTTAAAG TAATTGTTCTCTATGATGTTGATAAAGTCAGCGAAAATAACCAGCGTCTGATAAAATGGATAATCGATTCCTCCTCTGATGCATGCAAGATAATAATGACTTGCCAGGATGAATCTAATCTCCTAGATTCTATAAAGAGTCGTTGCAAGATTATTTCAATTGGCGTGCCCAGTACACGTGAG GTGGTAGATATCCTTACCTATATATCAAAAAAAGAGAGTtttgatcttcctgcaagttTTGCTACTACCATTGTAAATCAatccaggaagaacttgagggAGGCTATATTGGCTCTGGAGGCATGTAAAGGCAACAA TTATCCCTTCATCGATGGACAAGCTATACCACTAGGATGGGAGCAGGTTCTGGAGGAACTTGCAGCAGAAATTTTGGATGATCCTGCTCCTAAAAG GTTATTTCTTGCACGAGGCAAGCTCCAAAAGCTCTTGGTGGAATTTGTACCTCCTAAACTAATACTCCAG AAGCTCGTAGAACTCTTCCTGAAGGGAATTCATACTGGCGTGAAGAGGGAAGTCTATTATTGGCATGCGTACTAT GATAAGAGGTTGCCTGTCGGTGCAAGTGCTCTGCTTAAATTGGAAG AATTTGTTGCCAAGTTCATGAGCATCCACCGGAAAAGCCTGTCACATGAGCCCAAGATTCGTGAGGTGGCGCCGTGA
- the LOC8073860 gene encoding replication factor C subunit 3 isoform X2 translates to MKLTSTKVQNDAWLPCMTGKACRKSRTSNNKKNDESESSFIQKALVVEKIRLLWADKYCPRNLNGFTCHREQVQQLKQSVSMEFCPHIIFKGPPGSGKRSLCRAVLTEIFGDSSLNVSHYLKSCNGQESVSMPILVPVSSSSNHVELHMRFQSKNARYALMTLANEMSDKCKITEPMVRKSFKVIVLYDVDKVSENNQRLIKWIIDSSSDACKIIMTCQDESNLLDSIKSRCKIISIGVPSTREVVDILTYISKKESFDLPASFATTIVNQSRKNLREAILALEACKGNNYPFIDGQAIPLGWEQVLEELAAEILDDPAPKRLFLARGKLQKLLVEFVPPKLILQKLVELFLKGIHTGVKREVYYWHAYYDKRLPVGASALLKLEEFVAKFMSIHRKSLSHEPKIREVAP, encoded by the exons ATGAAATTAACATCCACCAAGGTGCAAAATGATGCGTGGCTTCCATGTATGACAGGGAAGGCATGTCGGAAATCAAGAACATCgaacaacaaaaaaaatgatgaatctgaatCAAGTTTCATTCAGAAGGCACTTGTCGTTGAGAAGATTAGACTTTTGTGGgctgataaatattgtccacgAAATTTAAATGGATTTACTTGCCACagggagcaagttcagcagctTAAACAATCG GTATCCATGGAATTCTGCCCACATATTATTTTCAAAGGACCTCCGGGATCAGGAAAGAGATCTTTGTGCAGAGCTGTCCTCACCGAAATTTTTGGCGATTCCTCTCTGAAT GTCTCTCATTATTTGAAGAGCTGCAATGGCCAG GAGTCCGTATCTATGCCTATTCTCGTCCCAGTTTCATCCAGCAGTAACCATGTGGAACTCCACATGAGGTTTCAATCCAAGAACGCTAGATATGCTTTGATGACTCTAGCAAATGAAATGTCTGATAAGTGTAAAATCACTGAGCCAATGGTGAGAAAGAGCTTTAAAG TAATTGTTCTCTATGATGTTGATAAAGTCAGCGAAAATAACCAGCGTCTGATAAAATGGATAATCGATTCCTCCTCTGATGCATGCAAGATAATAATGACTTGCCAGGATGAATCTAATCTCCTAGATTCTATAAAGAGTCGTTGCAAGATTATTTCAATTGGCGTGCCCAGTACACGTGAG GTGGTAGATATCCTTACCTATATATCAAAAAAAGAGAGTtttgatcttcctgcaagttTTGCTACTACCATTGTAAATCAatccaggaagaacttgagggAGGCTATATTGGCTCTGGAGGCATGTAAAGGCAACAA TTATCCCTTCATCGATGGACAAGCTATACCACTAGGATGGGAGCAGGTTCTGGAGGAACTTGCAGCAGAAATTTTGGATGATCCTGCTCCTAAAAG GTTATTTCTTGCACGAGGCAAGCTCCAAAAGCTCTTGGTGGAATTTGTACCTCCTAAACTAATACTCCAG AAGCTCGTAGAACTCTTCCTGAAGGGAATTCATACTGGCGTGAAGAGGGAAGTCTATTATTGGCATGCGTACTAT GATAAGAGGTTGCCTGTCGGTGCAAGTGCTCTGCTTAAATTGGAAG AATTTGTTGCCAAGTTCATGAGCATCCACCGGAAAAGCCTGTCACATGAGCCCAAGATTCGTGAGGTGGCGCCGTGA